A single genomic interval of uncultured Sphaerochaeta sp. harbors:
- a CDS encoding transcriptional regulator, whose product MSSLLLAIVGAGKADSLMQLAKESGSSGGTILRGRGTASSSLLCLLGLGDADKEVLLTLVDDGIEQTVWDALSRFPHTRGLLASVPASRNEDHPAVKEHAFDLIYMICASGFADDIMAAARKAGAGGGTIIEGRGTATSEDIAFFSASLVPEKEMLIILLPHTERDAVMEAVSKLSFLQEEGSGIAFSVPVQKVATLR is encoded by the coding sequence ATGAGTAGCTTGTTGTTGGCTATTGTAGGAGCAGGAAAAGCAGATTCACTCATGCAACTTGCAAAAGAGTCAGGGAGCAGTGGGGGTACCATTCTCAGGGGACGTGGTACCGCCTCAAGCTCATTGCTCTGTCTCCTGGGCCTAGGTGATGCAGACAAGGAAGTGTTGCTTACCTTGGTTGATGATGGGATTGAACAAACGGTGTGGGATGCGCTTTCAAGATTTCCCCATACCAGAGGACTGCTTGCATCTGTTCCTGCAAGCAGGAATGAAGATCATCCAGCTGTGAAAGAGCATGCATTTGACTTGATATACATGATCTGTGCAAGCGGCTTTGCTGATGATATCATGGCCGCAGCCCGTAAGGCAGGGGCCGGAGGTGGGACGATCATTGAAGGAAGAGGAACGGCAACCTCAGAAGATATCGCCTTTTTCTCAGCATCCTTGGTTCCCGAGAAAGAAATGCTCATAATCCTTCTTCCCCACACAGAACGAGATGCGGTAATGGAAGCAGTATCCAAGCTTTCTTTCTTACAAGAAGAGGGAAGCGGAATAGCCTTTAGTGTTCCAGTACAA
- a CDS encoding DUF1538 domain-containing protein, giving the protein MEALKKVKEVGLSILPVLMLVTLLHFFVTPLSEGMLSSFLIGGVLIILGLSLFLLGTDIGLIPIGERIGSAVTRKKRLSLLLITALLVGMSIIFAEPNISVLLEQVSLVAPSISPLSMLLSIALGVGFFLMIAMVRVVLHVGLKWIYAISYLLLLILGIFSKPEFLGIAFDSGGAATGPLAVPFLMALGVGIAHVQKSQTDADNFGYVSLALIGPTMAMLVLSLFSGDGNTAVQSTSSVPQIQPFLSLFVPSTQQVLSSLFPLVVLCILYQIFLVRMPARQLIRMAFGLVYASLGLILFFVGVNGGFIPVGYQIGYQLGRLNESLLLLFGLVIGAVTVLSEPSVAVLIDQVQEITQGHLRKPIMLAALSIGVGGSGLMAMFRIIHSLPIWYFLVPVYGLAVLLSFRVPDLFVGLSFDSGSVSSGPLSSTFILSFAIGASTSVGGNPVSDAFGVIIFVSMTPVVIVQLLGLLYKRKQAKLKKGGKGQ; this is encoded by the coding sequence ATGGAGGCGCTTAAAAAGGTGAAGGAAGTGGGGCTTTCCATCCTCCCTGTCCTCATGCTGGTAACGTTACTCCATTTCTTTGTAACTCCATTGAGCGAAGGGATGCTTTCTTCCTTTCTCATTGGTGGGGTGCTGATTATTCTCGGCCTTTCCCTATTCTTGCTTGGCACTGATATTGGTCTTATCCCGATCGGAGAGCGAATAGGATCTGCGGTAACAAGAAAGAAGCGGCTCTCCCTGTTGTTGATTACCGCTTTATTGGTAGGTATGTCAATCATCTTTGCCGAGCCGAATATCAGTGTCTTACTCGAGCAAGTCTCGCTGGTAGCTCCCTCCATTTCTCCTCTCTCCATGCTTCTATCCATAGCTCTCGGCGTAGGCTTCTTCTTGATGATCGCCATGGTCCGTGTAGTCCTGCATGTCGGGCTGAAGTGGATCTATGCAATCAGCTATCTTCTACTGCTTATACTGGGAATATTCAGCAAACCTGAATTCCTGGGGATTGCCTTTGACAGCGGTGGAGCTGCAACAGGCCCCCTTGCTGTTCCCTTTCTTATGGCACTTGGGGTCGGCATTGCTCACGTACAGAAAAGCCAAACGGATGCAGACAACTTCGGCTACGTTTCCTTGGCCCTTATCGGCCCTACCATGGCCATGTTGGTGCTTTCCCTCTTCAGTGGAGATGGCAATACAGCTGTACAGAGTACTTCATCAGTACCACAGATACAGCCCTTTCTCTCGCTCTTTGTTCCAAGCACACAGCAGGTACTTTCCTCCTTGTTTCCACTGGTCGTGTTATGCATCCTCTACCAGATATTCCTGGTGAGAATGCCAGCCAGGCAGTTGATTCGTATGGCATTTGGTTTGGTGTACGCCAGTCTTGGTCTTATCCTGTTTTTCGTTGGGGTGAATGGTGGGTTTATCCCGGTCGGTTACCAGATCGGCTATCAGCTTGGACGGCTCAATGAGAGCCTCTTGCTGCTATTTGGACTGGTTATCGGTGCGGTTACGGTACTCAGCGAGCCATCGGTAGCCGTTTTAATCGATCAGGTCCAGGAGATAACCCAAGGTCATCTGAGAAAGCCAATAATGCTCGCAGCCCTCTCAATCGGAGTAGGGGGGAGCGGTCTGATGGCCATGTTCCGTATTATACACAGTCTTCCCATCTGGTACTTCCTGGTTCCAGTCTATGGCCTTGCAGTGTTGCTCTCTTTCCGCGTCCCTGACCTTTTTGTGGGTCTTTCCTTCGATAGTGGAAGTGTAAGCTCAGGCCCTCTCTCTTCTACGTTCATTCTCAGTTTTGCCATAGGAGCCTCTACCTCAGTGGGAGGAAACCCTGTCAGTGATGCATTCGGGGTTATCATTTTTGTCTCCATGACACCGGTGGTGATAGTCCAACTCTTAGGCTTGCTCTACAAACGAAAACAAGCCAAGCTGAAAAAAGGAGGAAAAGGACAATGA